The Cytophagia bacterium CHB2 genome includes a window with the following:
- a CDS encoding beta-lactamase family protein yields the protein IPREQQHENDAVVLRLNGETVDTVALRAITEKRIKAFLEEELLAEQYVFPPGKLPGVQWKRPAMVDNELGKFALHVSYYDKNMNRVERATAAGRYTAVAEGVTPNGFTIKRYITLYCAPIALDDYGGDVSIQINALPALGISPALWQKYENNFRAFSFGNLLFYLQTSPDAAIFLAGLAEMDTTQHGLDSPRLRDRQWWIRFKRKQEGLNAQPISFNPPQRHARPIARELIHASNGASPYTSSDIEKIRAVCRDWARDASEPFTALLAHQGRIIFREAFGTQPDGSPMTVDTPTWMASITKLLTGVLLMQFVDQGLLDLDAPVQKYLPEMQPLDGVKLTLRHAVTHTHGGAWHGEWGSDWNPALENFVAHGLPYFEVGKNFQYNRLGYALAGKAMERLSGRAVPYLMEECLFKPLNMQHATVDNTYGSLYATSHDLAKFAQMLLNRGSYGEYSFFSAESFDRLLPASLEAINPQIQKRWGIGAAPLGGHGLSDKAFGHEAASGAIFRLDPAQELILIVGRNHAGVKYDHFASRFIDACTLPLRFAPNR from the coding sequence CATCCCGCGCGAACAGCAGCATGAAAACGATGCTGTGGTGCTCAGGCTGAACGGCGAAACGGTGGATACGGTTGCATTGCGCGCGATCACCGAAAAGCGCATCAAAGCGTTTTTGGAGGAAGAATTGCTCGCCGAGCAATATGTCTTTCCGCCCGGAAAACTTCCCGGGGTGCAATGGAAACGCCCTGCGATGGTTGACAACGAATTGGGGAAATTTGCATTGCACGTGAGTTATTATGACAAAAACATGAACCGCGTGGAGCGCGCGACGGCGGCCGGGCGCTATACTGCTGTAGCAGAAGGCGTGACGCCGAACGGATTCACGATCAAACGTTATATCACGCTTTATTGCGCGCCCATTGCTTTGGATGATTATGGCGGCGATGTTTCGATTCAGATCAATGCGCTGCCAGCGCTGGGAATTTCCCCTGCGCTTTGGCAAAAATATGAAAATAATTTTCGCGCATTTTCATTCGGCAACCTGCTTTTCTATTTACAAACCAGCCCAGACGCCGCGATTTTTCTTGCCGGCCTTGCGGAAATGGATACAACGCAACATGGCCTCGACAGCCCGCGTTTGCGCGACCGGCAATGGTGGATTCGCTTCAAACGGAAGCAGGAGGGGCTAAACGCGCAACCGATTTCTTTCAATCCGCCGCAGCGTCACGCCCGCCCGATTGCGCGTGAACTCATTCATGCGAGCAACGGCGCCTCGCCGTACACCTCATCTGATATCGAAAAGATTCGTGCGGTTTGCCGGGATTGGGCGCGAGATGCTAGCGAACCGTTCACGGCCTTATTGGCGCATCAAGGGCGCATCATCTTTCGTGAAGCCTTTGGCACGCAGCCAGACGGCTCGCCGATGACGGTTGACACGCCCACGTGGATGGCCTCAATCACAAAGTTGTTGACCGGTGTCTTGCTAATGCAATTTGTCGATCAAGGCTTGCTCGATCTTGACGCGCCTGTACAAAAATATTTGCCGGAAATGCAACCGTTAGATGGTGTCAAGCTCACACTCCGGCATGCGGTTACGCACACGCACGGCGGCGCCTGGCATGGCGAATGGGGCTCGGATTGGAATCCCGCACTCGAAAATTTTGTCGCGCACGGCTTGCCTTATTTTGAAGTCGGCAAAAATTTCCAATACAATCGCCTCGGTTATGCGCTGGCAGGCAAGGCTATGGAACGGTTGAGCGGGCGCGCCGTTCCGTATTTAATGGAAGAATGTTTGTTCAAACCATTAAACATGCAGCACGCAACGGTTGATAACACTTATGGAAGTTTGTATGCAACCAGCCATGACCTGGCGAAATTCGCGCAAATGCTGCTGAATCGCGGCAGTTATGGTGAATATTCTTTTTTCTCCGCAGAAAGCTTCGACCGCCTCCTGCCGGCTTCCTTGGAAGCGATCAACCCTCAAATCCAAAAACGCTGGGGCATTGGCGCTGCGCCGTTGGGTGGACACGGTTTGAGCGATAAAGCCTTTGGCCATGAAGCAGCCTCCGGCGCGATTTTTCGTCTGGATCCCGCGCAAGAGTTGATTCTCATTGTTGGCCGCAACCATGCTGGCGTGAAATACGATCATTTTGCCTCGCGTTTTATCGATGCATGTACGTTGCCGTTACGCTTTGCCCCAAACCGGTAA
- a CDS encoding sugar ABC transporter permease translates to MYVAVTLCPKPVIRVSLPISLIKLNSKRSHKQEQLKLLLPVILPVLLLSIFPLARGIYLGFTDYRLGDPIQFNGIENYIQLARDEFFWQSFRVGLVWTLAVTAGQVLLGLALAMLLNTKVRFTSVYAVLMLAPWAMPPIIRGIVWRQIYDMDAGWLNAALLQIGWIAKPVNWLSSFEFAIPAVIIAGIWGEIPKAAVFLLAGLQSISSDLYEAARLDGANAIREFFHITLPALTPVLAAIVSLSFMWNFNTFGLVWVLTQGGPGGLTRLPMLAAYEEAFRYGYVGYAAAIGNVMVIVISLVLFTYLRIQFRERLA, encoded by the coding sequence ATGTACGTTGCCGTTACGCTTTGCCCCAAACCGGTAATCCGAGTTTCGTTGCCAATTTCCTTGATCAAATTGAATTCCAAGAGATCGCACAAGCAAGAACAACTCAAGCTGCTGCTGCCCGTCATCCTGCCGGTGCTGTTGCTCTCGATTTTCCCGCTGGCACGAGGCATTTATCTTGGCTTTACCGATTATCGCCTGGGCGATCCCATTCAGTTCAATGGCATCGAAAATTATATTCAACTCGCGCGGGATGAGTTTTTTTGGCAATCGTTCCGCGTGGGGTTGGTGTGGACGTTGGCCGTAACTGCCGGCCAGGTGTTGCTCGGTTTGGCGCTGGCGATGTTGCTCAATACGAAAGTTCGCTTTACGTCGGTTTATGCTGTTTTGATGCTCGCGCCCTGGGCCATGCCGCCGATCATTCGCGGCATTGTGTGGCGCCAGATTTACGACATGGATGCCGGCTGGTTGAATGCCGCATTGTTGCAGATTGGCTGGATTGCCAAGCCCGTCAATTGGCTCTCGAGTTTTGAGTTTGCCATTCCTGCCGTGATCATTGCCGGCATCTGGGGTGAGATTCCCAAAGCCGCGGTGTTTTTGCTCGCCGGCCTGCAGTCTATTTCCTCGGATTTGTATGAAGCGGCGCGGCTCGACGGCGCAAACGCGATCCGCGAGTTTTTTCATATCACTTTGCCGGCGCTGACGCCGGTGCTGGCGGCAATCGTATCGCTATCCTTTATGTGGAACTTCAACACCTTTGGCTTGGTGTGGGTCTTGACGCAAGGCGGCCCGGGCGGATTGACGCGGCTGCCGATGCTGGCGGCGTATGAAGAGGCCTTTCGTTACGGTTATGTCGGCTATGCCGCCGCCATCGGTAATGTTATGGTCATTGTGATATCATTGGTTCTCTTTACCTATTTGCGTATT